In Anthonomus grandis grandis chromosome 16, icAntGran1.3, whole genome shotgun sequence, a single window of DNA contains:
- the LOC126745860 gene encoding uncharacterized protein LOC126745860, which yields MPSFCSVVKCSMRAERDNVRFFRIPAALKGRGDMLDALSNERRDLWIKSLKRGPLTDTFLKNARICSRHFINGAPAELEDKGNPDWVPNQNMGYVTIKTVTKKAVERHDRALNRRKRVKLEINAEESKTGIDPGINPGSVNTPSGSTQMENMNEEISATKVSETQTSIAVQTDLPIDNLCKLFAI from the exons ATGCCTTCGTTTTGTTCAGTTGTAAAGTGTTCAATGAGAGCTGAGAGGGACAATGTAAGGTTTTTTAGAATACCCGCTGCTTTAAAAGGTCGAGGAGATATGTTAGATGCCTTGTCAAATGAACGTCGTGATCTTTGGATTAAGTCTTTAAAAAGGGGCCCTTTGACAGACACGTTCCTAAAAAATGCTCGAATATGTTCTAGGCATTTCATAAACg GTGCTCCCGCTGAGTTAGAAGATAAAGGCAATCCCGACTGGGTACCTAATCAAAATATGGGTTATGTTACAATTAAAACTGTAACTAAAAAAGCAGTAGAGAGACATGACAGGGCATTAAATAGGAGAAAGAGGGTTAAGTTAGAG ATAAATGCAGAGGAAAGCAAGACAGGAATCGACCCAGGTATCAATCCAGGAAGTGTCAATACTCCCAGTGGTAGCACCCAAATGGAGAACATGAATGAAGAAATTTCGGCTACAAAAGTTAGTGAAACACAAACTAGTATTGCAGTGCAAACTGACCTACCAATTGACAATTTGTGTAAACTTTTTGCTATATAA